GCCAAATTGCAGGAAAGCAATTTTATATTGCCGGTTTTGGCAGGGTAGGAAAAGCAATTGCGCATACTTTGCATCAATTGCAGGCAAAAGTCATCATCGCGGCCCGTTCGGATGAGCAGCTGGCGGAAGCTCATATGCTCGGATACGGCACGCAGCGTTTGACAGAGCGTACAGAATTCTCCCGCGGCTATCTGGTAAATACCATTCCTGCACAATGGCTCCGCGCAGATCAAACAGGCACTGTGCATGTGTTTGATGTTTCTTCGGCTCCTGGTTGCCTAAAGCACGGCGAATCCTCTGAATACTATACGATACACCTCAAATTGCCCGGGAAACATTTTCCCGAGGACGCGGCAGCTGTCTTGGCTGATGCGGTTTTGAGAATGAGTATAGATGAAAGGGGAACCAGATGCTTAAAGGAAAACGAATCGGATTAGGAATTACTGCGTCACATTGCACATACGACCAACTGCTTCCGATGATCAGTTCATTGCAAAAAGAAGGGGCGGCCGTTGTTCCGATTATTACACATTCTGTGCTTCATGCAGCGACACGCTTTGGTACGGGGGAAGAATGGATTAAACGGATTGAAGATGCGACAGGGGAAAAAGTCGTGTCAAGTATTGTAGAAGCAGAGCCGTTTGGGCCGACGAATCCGCTCGATTGCATGGTGATTTCGCCGCTTACAGGAAATTCGATGAGCCGGCTGGCCAATGCTGCAACTGATTCGCCTGTGCTGATGGCGGCAAAGGCTACGCTGCGTAACGGCAAACCGGTTGTACTGGGTATTTCAACAAATGACGCACTGGGATTAAACGGCATGAACCTCATGAAACTGATCAATATGAAAAATGTTTATTTTATTCCGTTCGGGCAGGATGATTGCATGAAGAAACCGAACTCCCTGATTTCAAAATTTTCTCTGCTGCCGGAGACTGTAGCTTCCGCTTTAAATCATCAGCAGCTGCAGCCATTATTGATAATTCATGATGATGCATGAAAATAGATTTTTAAATTCTGCAAAATATGTTATAATTCGTTCAATAACAATTAACGAGACGCGGATGATACTATTTGTCCCAAATATTACTTGTTAATCATTGAAAGGAAGATATAGATGAAGAATGTTAATGTTGCAATTGTCGGAGCGACCGGAGCGGTAGGAACGAAAATACTTGATAAATTGGTTGAGCGGAATTTCCCAGCCGCGTCTATCAAGTTATTAGCATCCAAACGTTCTGCGGGCAAAGAAATCAAAGCTGGCGGGGAGACGTACGTTGTAGAGGAAACAACGCCGAAAGCTTTTGAAGGTATTGACATTGCATTCTTTAGTGCAGGCGGGAGTATCTCTGAAAAATTTGCACATGATGCAGTGAAAAGCGGAGCAGTTGTCATAGATAACACGAGTGCGTTCCGTATGGATCCCAATACACCGCTCGTCGTTCCGGAAGTGAATCCGCACGAATTAACTAATCATTCCGGAATCATTGCGAATCCGAACTGTTCCACGATTCAGATGGTGGCCGCACTGAAGCCGATTAAAGATCAGTACGGTCTGAACAGGCTGATTGTCTCCACGTATCAGGCTGTATCCGGTGCAGGTGTAGAAGCGATCGACGAACTGGCTGAACAAAGCAAGCAATTCACTGACCGCACTGACATACAGGCGGAAGTGTTGCCGTCAGCTTCAGCGGCGCGCCATTATCCGATTGCCTTCAACGCGATTCCGCAGATTGATTCATTTGGTGAGTCGGGCTATACATTGGAAGAGCTGAAAATGATCAATGAAACGAAGAAAATATTTGGAGATCAGAACATGGCAGTAGCGGCAACATGTGTCAGATTACCGGTGGTATCGGGTCATTCAGAATCGGTCTACATTGAACTTGATCAGGATAACGTCACAGTAAAGGATATCCAGTCACTGCTTGAGAAAGCGCCCGGAATCGTATTACAGGACGATCCCGCGTCTCAAACCTATCCAATGCCTTTGTACGCAGAGGATAAAGATGAAGTATTCGTTGGAAGAATCCGTAAAGATCTCGATAACCCGAAAGGATTCCACTTGTGGATTGTATCAGATAATTTACTCAAAGGTGCTGCGCTCAATTCTGTGCAGATCGCTGAAGCATTGATCAAATAATTCGGGCAGTTAGAGTAAAGAATGATAATGAAAAGGAATGATCAATGTGCAACTTGGAAATATCGGAACAGCAATGGTCACTCCTTTTTTTCCTGACGGTACGATTGATTATGAGCAGACAGCAAAACTGCTTGAGCATTTAATCGCAAATGGGACAGATTCAGTCATCGTCAGCGGTACGACCGGTGAATCACCGACACTTACTGCGGAGGAAAAAAAGGAATTGCTTGATTTTGTAGTAAAAACGGTAAATAAGCGGATTCCCGTCATTGCGGGTACAGGGACAAACAATACAGCCGAGTCAATGGAATTGACGAAAGCTGCCGAATTGTCTGGCGCTGACGGAATAATGCTTGTGACCCCCTACTACAACAAGCCTGACCAAAAAGGTATGTACGCGCATTTTTCGAAAATAGCGGGTGTCACGACATTGCCGGTGTTGCTTTATAATATTCCAAGCAGGTCTATCGTCAACCTTCTTCCTGAGACGGTTATTGCATTATCAAAAATCGATAATATCAAAGCGGTTAAAGAAGCCAGCGGAAGTCTTGAACAAATGGCTGAGATCATTGAAGGCACGGCTGAAGATTTTGAAGTATACAGCGGTGATGACAGCTTGACGTTGCCATTGCTTTCAATCGGAGGAAGAGGAATTATATCCGTTTCGTCCCATGTGGTTGGCAATGAAATGCAGCAAATGATTCAGGCGTTCCAAAATGGCAGATTAAAAGAGGCTGCGGATATCCACCGTTCTTTATTGCCGGTATTCAAGGCGCTTTTCTCTGCTCCGAATCCGGCGCCTGTAAAATACGCATTGAAAAGGGCCGGTGTATCTGCCGGCGGCGTGCGTTTGCCGCTCGTTGCAATGGATGCAGATGAAGCATCGCTGATCGATGCAGCACTCGAAAACTTTCATAAAAAAACGGGAAATGTGTAATAAACTAAAGCCGGACGACCAATCCGGCTTTTTTTGTTTGTACTGAGCACCTGTTATCTCGTATAATGGAGTTTAGTCGTTGTGGGCGGGAATAGAATATAGGAGGAAACAATGTGACCAAAATACAAAATGAAATAATTAGAGTGA
The Sporosarcina sp. P33 genome window above contains:
- a CDS encoding dipicolinate synthase subunit B, translated to MLKGKRIGLGITASHCTYDQLLPMISSLQKEGAAVVPIITHSVLHAATRFGTGEEWIKRIEDATGEKVVSSIVEAEPFGPTNPLDCMVISPLTGNSMSRLANAATDSPVLMAAKATLRNGKPVVLGISTNDALGLNGMNLMKLINMKNVYFIPFGQDDCMKKPNSLISKFSLLPETVASALNHQQLQPLLIIHDDA
- a CDS encoding aspartate-semialdehyde dehydrogenase — encoded protein: MKNVNVAIVGATGAVGTKILDKLVERNFPAASIKLLASKRSAGKEIKAGGETYVVEETTPKAFEGIDIAFFSAGGSISEKFAHDAVKSGAVVIDNTSAFRMDPNTPLVVPEVNPHELTNHSGIIANPNCSTIQMVAALKPIKDQYGLNRLIVSTYQAVSGAGVEAIDELAEQSKQFTDRTDIQAEVLPSASAARHYPIAFNAIPQIDSFGESGYTLEELKMINETKKIFGDQNMAVAATCVRLPVVSGHSESVYIELDQDNVTVKDIQSLLEKAPGIVLQDDPASQTYPMPLYAEDKDEVFVGRIRKDLDNPKGFHLWIVSDNLLKGAALNSVQIAEALIK
- a CDS encoding NAD(P)-dependent oxidoreductase yields the protein MTKWLVAGTDQRLKLANDLLLAAGLTSQYIAADSFDEQLKQMLIDERPDHLLLPLLPMEPCIPADYLKEGCSVYTGQSSAQWRQELSKKGIRHINYLQDEQFIWKNAQLTAEAFVHVFYEQTKRQIAGKQFYIAGFGRVGKAIAHTLHQLQAKVIIAARSDEQLAEAHMLGYGTQRLTERTEFSRGYLVNTIPAQWLRADQTGTVHVFDVSSAPGCLKHGESSEYYTIHLKLPGKHFPEDAAAVLADAVLRMSIDERGTRCLKENESD
- the dapA gene encoding 4-hydroxy-tetrahydrodipicolinate synthase, whose amino-acid sequence is MQLGNIGTAMVTPFFPDGTIDYEQTAKLLEHLIANGTDSVIVSGTTGESPTLTAEEKKELLDFVVKTVNKRIPVIAGTGTNNTAESMELTKAAELSGADGIMLVTPYYNKPDQKGMYAHFSKIAGVTTLPVLLYNIPSRSIVNLLPETVIALSKIDNIKAVKEASGSLEQMAEIIEGTAEDFEVYSGDDSLTLPLLSIGGRGIISVSSHVVGNEMQQMIQAFQNGRLKEAADIHRSLLPVFKALFSAPNPAPVKYALKRAGVSAGGVRLPLVAMDADEASLIDAALENFHKKTGNV